Proteins from a genomic interval of Crassostrea angulata isolate pt1a10 chromosome 7, ASM2561291v2, whole genome shotgun sequence:
- the LOC128192351 gene encoding insoluble matrix shell protein 5-like produces the protein MIAFILSCILIGANAGPFPEGSDAEARYVFHLADKDGNYSLSLAEFQRIFFDFDRNHDKSVTSDEFLLDWMERHLGSSLEAVILFHHLDVDRNGHIEDTDIPWILAFFDRNMDGVVGQAEFVITWLKLINSPQSR, from the exons atgattgcaTTTATTCTGTCCTGTATTTTGATCGG TGCCAATGCTGGCCCCTTTCCAGAAGGAAGCGATGCTGAGGCGAGATATGTCTTTCATCTCGCAGACAAAGACGGCAATTACTCACTCTCGCTTGCCGAGTTTCAGCGCATTTTCTTCGATTTCGATCGAAATC ACGACAAGTCAGTGACCAGTGACGAGTTCCTGTTGGACTGGATGGAGCGCCACCTCGGATCGTCACTGGAGGCTGTGATTCTTTTCCACCATCTGGACGTGGACAGGAATGGACATATCGAAGATACAGATATTCCCTGGATTCTTGCCTTTTTTGACAGAAACA TGGATGGGGTTGTAGGACAAGCAGAATTCGTCATCACCTGGCTGAAACTGATTAACTCTCCCCAGTCCAGATGA